From a single Nothobranchius furzeri strain GRZ-AD chromosome 7, NfurGRZ-RIMD1, whole genome shotgun sequence genomic region:
- the bglapl gene encoding bone gamma-carboxyglutamate (gla) protein, like, protein MTGMFEAVYTEGGSGPSASNCVGVCRSFKQQEEAETLTFDSPTNQRSCMGLVCQQSRDTVYIDPGLRLRNRTRSSKESKETRSRSSARRNQQQDIMKSLALLSICALLSVCWSMGAVEPEVIVDLAADPAADPAADPAAAPDSPSSSSSESSSASSSASDSSASDSNSSSDSSASDSASESSESSESSESSQSSESSESSSTESSESSSASDSAASSSSSSSSSSESASAEVSHVVTKRDLASVLLRRRRAASGGILSPLQLESLREVCELNEACDDMADTEGIVAAYTAYYGPVPF, encoded by the exons ATGACTGGAATGTTTGAGGCTGTGTACACGGAAGGAGGTTCTGGACCCAGTGCCAGCAACTGCGTGGGTGTTTGTAGGAGCTTTAAACAACAAGAGGAAGCGGAAACGTTGACATTTGATTCTCCAACCAATCAGAGGTCATGTATGGGTCTGGTCTGCCAACAGAGCCGGGACACGGTATATATTGACCCTGGATTAAGGCTGAGAAACAGAACGAGATCCTCGAAGGAAAGCAAAGAAACAAGAAGCCGATCGTCTGCGAGGAGAAACCAACAACAAGACATCATGAAGTCTCTGGCTCTGCTCTCCATTTGCGCtcttctctcagtctgctggtccaTGGGAG ctGTGGAACCTGAGGTTATTGTGGACCTTGCTGCTGACCCCGCTGCTGACCCCGCCGCTGACCCCGCCGCTGCACCAGATTcaccttcctcttcctcctccgagTCCAGTTCAGCTTCATCCTCTGCTTCTGACTCTTCAGCATCTGATTCCAACTCCAGCTCAGACTCCTCAGCCTCTGATTCAGCCTCGGAGTCATCAGAGTCCTCTGAGTCCTCTGAGTCTTCTCAGTCGTCCGAATCATCCGAGTCCTCCTCCACCGAGTCTTCTGAATCCTCTTCAGCCTCTGACTCTGCCgcctcttcttcttcatcttcctcatcttcatcagagtcagccaGCGCTGAAG TTTCTCATGTGGTGACGAAGAGAGACCTGGCCTCTGTCCTCCTGAGGAGAAGACGAGCTGCTTCAGGAGGAATCCTGAGCCCTCTGCAGCTGGAAAG CCTGAGGGAGGTGTGTGAGCTGAACGAAGCCTGCGATGACATGGCCGACACTGAAGGCATCGTCGCAGCATACACTGCTTACTACGGGCCCGTTCCTTTCTAA